The Streptomyces sp. 11x1 genomic sequence CGAGACCACGGCTCAGCGGGACATCTACGTGCGGGCGCGCAACTGGGAGGGATACCTCCCTGAAGAGGACCTGTATGTCCGCTGGGCACAGCCGCTGACCGACCCCGTCGGCTTTGCCGGCGCCGGACTGATGGAATCGCCTCTGCTGGCCGACATGCGGCGCCCCTTCCTGCAGAGCACCCTGACGCAGCGTTCGGCGGCCCATGGTATGCGCGGAGCACTCTCGAGTGGTATCGAGTTGTATGAGCACCAGGTGGAGACCGTGTGGCGCGTGCTGCAGGACCCGGTGCAGCGCTACCTCCTAGCAGATGAAGTCGGTCTCGGCAAGACGATCGAGGCCGGCCTTATCATCCGGGAACTCCTGCTGGACCAGTCCGACCTCACCGTGCAGCTGATTCTCCCGCCGTTCCTCGTGGAGCAGTGGCGCCGCGAACTGTCGGGCAAGTTCCGCACGGGTGACTTCCCGGGCGCCCGCATCGTGTACTCCCGCGATGACGCACCCGACACGTGGGAACCGGCTGATCTCGTCGTGGTCGACGAGGCGCACAATCTGGCCCGCCTCGCGTACAGCGAGCAGCCCGAACTGTCCAGCCGCTACGCGCGCCTTGCTGAGGTTGCCACAGCCAGCCCGCGCCTGCTGCTGCTGTCGGCGACGCCGGCGCTGCACAACGAACGCGCCTTCCTGGCCATGCTCAAACTGCTCGACCCAGCCGTCTACCGGGATACGACGGCCGAGGACCTGCGCCAGCGTATGGAGGCGCGTTCGGGGCTGGGCCGACTGTTCCTTGGACTCCAGCCCCACTTTCCTGGCGTTCTGCTGAACAAGCGCCTCACTGAGATCGGTGCCACGTTTCCTGAAGACGCTGAAGTCGCCGCCTTGATCAGTGAGGTCAGGCAGGCAGTCGGAGGACCGGACCGGCATGCACTGGCCGGCGCGATCGGCTCGCTGCGCACCTATGTCTCCGAGGTGTACCGGGTCCACCGGCGGATGCTGCGTACCCGCCGTACCGCTGCGCTGCACGAGTCGTACAGGGTCACCGGGCGTTTGCGCCCCCAGCAGGTTGTTCTTCCCTCGTCCGCGTTTGCCGGCCTTGCCTCCCTCCTGGACAACTGGCGCCAGGAGGCTCTTGCTGCTTGTGAGTTCGACAGGGAAGCCCGCCGAGAGGCAGCGTCCGCCTTCGCGACGGCAGTCGCGTTGTCTTTGGACCCGGATGCCCTGCGCGCGTGGACGCAGTCTCGGGCGGCAGCCGCACAAGGCGAGCAGGAAGCGCTCGACCGCATCGAGAGCGACCTGCGGTTCGTCAGCCGCCGCCGCGACATCGCACGCCCGCTGGCCGATGCACTGACCTATCTGTTCAAAACACGTGAACGGGTGGTCGTCTTCTGCCCGACACCGCAACTGGCAGGGGAGTTGGCCGGCGCATTCAGGGAACTGCTTCCGGAGACTGTCTACCAGCACCTGGCGAGCGACTCGCCCGCAGTGTCCGAGCAGGCGGTGCGGACTTTTGAGCAGAGCCGGACGGCAGCCGTCCTCGTTGCTGACCACTCAGCGGAAGAAGGACGAAACCTCCAGTTCGCCGATCTCCTCATACACGTGGGCCTGCCGCCCGGGGCAAACCGTCTCGAGCAGCGTATCGGCCGATGCGACCGCTGGGACGCGCATCGCGAAGGCGGCGCCTGGCGCTCTTACTGGGTGGCGGAGACGGACGACACGCATTCGTTTGCTGCAGCGTGGATGCGCATCCTCAGCGAAGGGTTCGCCGTCTTCGACAAGTCCGTAGCCAGCCTGCAGCACGCGGTGGACGCCGCCACAGACACTGCCTGGGACATGCTGTTCGAGCACGGTGTTGAGGTGGCACCCGAGGCCATCCGCACGGTCCGCACCATGCTCGAGGACGAGGTCAAGCGCGTACAGGAACAGGACGCTCTGGACAGCATCGAAGCACCTGCTGATGAGCGCTCCGTGTACGGCCGGATGATGGCCTCGGAGAGCGAGGCAGCCTCGTTTGCCGACGTTACAGATGCGCTGCTGTCCGCGCGGCGGGAGGCGGGGAACCTTCGGTTCGCACCCGCCGGCGACCCCGCCCATGCGATCGGCAGCTACGAACCCGTCAGCCGGCCGACCGCCGGACAGGTTCAAATCCCGCTGGTACCCGCTGCGAGACTGCAGCGTGACTTTGTGCCGCTTGCAGGACACCGCGGCACCTTCGTGCGCAAAGTGGCCGTCGAGCACGAAGACGTCCGCCTCTACCGCTACGGCGATCAGTTCATCGATGCCGTGTCCGACTTCCTGTGGAACGACGACCGGGGGAGAGCCTTCGGCATGTGGCGGTGGATCCCCGCCTGGCCCTACGCAGAGCGCTTCGCCTACCGCTTCGACTACGCCGTCGAAGCGCAACCGCTGCAGGCCAGCCCGGAAAGCGACCTACTCGACCAGTTGGCTGCAGCCTGGAGTAGCGACCTGGTGGACCTGCCGTCGCTGCGACGCCGGGCCGACGCGCTTTTCCCGCCGCTCATCGTGACTGTGTGGACAGACGCAGACGGCACACCGATCACCGACGAGCGCCATCTCGACGCCCTGCAGGCGCGCTATGCAAAGCCCGCACCCGGGCAGCTTGGAGGCGACTACGCACTCAACTCAGAGCGCATCAAACACGCATACGAACTCATTCCGGCCAGCCAATGGGGGGCGCGCTGGCGTGCTGCTGAGCACAGTGCTCAGCACCTGGCCCACAACGACGACGCCGTAAGCGAGACCCGCACACGGGCCCTGGCCCTCGCCGAGACCGATATAGCCACCCGACTACGGCAGTTGCGACTGCGTGCCGCGCGGTCAGAGGGAAACGAGCGCGCTGAACTGGAGGAAGAAGTGGAAACGGAAGCGCTGGCGGGGCAGGAGTTGATGACAGCGCTCCAAACGCCTTCGCTCCGCCTGGACAGCACCGGTGTGGTCGTGATCTCGGGCCGCAGCCTGGAGCAGGACGGTCGCGCGTGACCGCTCAACTTGACATCGTTCAGCGCATTGTTTTGGGAAGGGAGGCATCGGCGGATCAGCTCACTGGCCCCCATCGGCGCTTCGCCGACGCCTGGCGCTCCGGCCTTGCCGGGCCCGCCCTCAGCGGCGACATTGCCGCTCTGCTGGCTCAGATGCTTCGCCATCAAGCGGGCGTGACGGGCCAGCGCCACCACGAACTGGAGATCAACCTCCACGAACGCGGAATCGACCTGCAGGCGCTCAAGCGAGCGCACCTGCGTGTCGAACGGTTCGGCGCCACACGGCACACCGTGCGGCTCGGCGACGCCTGGACGCCTGACTGGCTCCACGGCGACCCCCGCTGGATCGATCTCGCCTGCGCAAGCCCCGGGCCGTTCGTAGGCACCGACAACACGACGGTGGAGACCAGCGCTCGCCCGAACAGCCCGGTGCCAGTCGATCCAGCCCTGCACGCGATCGCTCCCGACATCGACCGCTACCGCTCACGCAGCCAAGCCAGCGCAGTTCGGACGGCCTGCTTGGCCGATCCGGCCTCCACCCTGCATGTCGTCCTGCCCACCGGCACGGGCAAATCTCTCGTCGGTCTGGCCCCTGGGCTGCTTCGTGCACGCGGAACCACCATCGTGGTGCTGCCCACCATCGCCTTGGCGCTCGACCAGGAACGCCACCTGCGCAAACGTTTCCCGACGTCCGTGCTCCCTCGCGAATTGGCCTATCACAGTGGCCGCCTCAGCGAGGAACGCGCAGCCATCAAGGAACGCCTGCGCGAGGGAACTCAGCGGATCCTTCTCACGTCACCCGAAGCCCTCGTACGCGGATTCACCGCGACGCTGCGCACCCTTGCGACGTCCGGCCAACTCACCAACCTGGTCATCGACGAGGCGCACTTGGTGCGCCTGTGGGGCTTGAGCTTTCGTCCCGAGTTCCAGATCGTCGCCTCGCTCGTGGGCGAACTGCGAGAACTCGCCACCGGGGCCGGGCACCCCCCGCCGCGTGTCACACTTTTGTCCGCAACGCTGTCGGCGCCCAGCCTCCAACTCAACGATCAACTCTTCGCAGGCAGCGCCGAGTCACTGTTCGTCGGGTCGACGTTCCTGCGCTCCGAACTGCGGTACTTCCTGGGCGCCACCACGTTTTCCGGCGTCCGGATCGAACGCCTCATTGAAGCGATGCACCACCTCCCGCGGCCGGCGATCATCTACACCACTAAGAAGGAGCCCGCCAGGATCATCGCTGAGCGTCTGCGGGCCGCCGGGTTTGCTCGCACCGCCGTTTTCCACGGAGACCTCGGTTCTGCCGAGCGTCTTGACATCATGCATGGATGGTCCGGCGACGACGGGCCGACCACGACCGACATCGTGGTCGGCACCAGCGCCTTCGGTCTGGGGGTAGACCAGAGCGATGTACGTACCGTGGTGCATGCGTGCGTCCCGGCTTCGGTCGACCGCTTCTACCAAGAAGTCGGCCGCGCGGGACGCGACGGCCACGCGGCGCTGTCGGTCTGGCTTCCTGCCGTGCCTGACGCGGCCGAAGGCCAGCAAGTCGAAAACGCGACCGTGATCGGGAACACCAAGGCGTGGAACCGATGGGAAGCCATGCGCGATCACTGCCTCCCTCCGCCGCAGGAGGGCAAGGGCCTGATCCTGGACACCACAGTCGTACCCGG encodes the following:
- the dpdF gene encoding protein DpdF; protein product: MTAQLDIVQRIVLGREASADQLTGPHRRFADAWRSGLAGPALSGDIAALLAQMLRHQAGVTGQRHHELEINLHERGIDLQALKRAHLRVERFGATRHTVRLGDAWTPDWLHGDPRWIDLACASPGPFVGTDNTTVETSARPNSPVPVDPALHAIAPDIDRYRSRSQASAVRTACLADPASTLHVVLPTGTGKSLVGLAPGLLRARGTTIVVLPTIALALDQERHLRKRFPTSVLPRELAYHSGRLSEERAAIKERLREGTQRILLTSPEALVRGFTATLRTLATSGQLTNLVIDEAHLVRLWGLSFRPEFQIVASLVGELRELATGAGHPPPRVTLLSATLSAPSLQLNDQLFAGSAESLFVGSTFLRSELRYFLGATTFSGVRIERLIEAMHHLPRPAIIYTTKKEPARIIAERLRAAGFARTAVFHGDLGSAERLDIMHGWSGDDGPTTTDIVVGTSAFGLGVDQSDVRTVVHACVPASVDRFYQEVGRAGRDGHAALSVWLPAVPDAAEGQQVENATVIGNTKAWNRWEAMRDHCLPPPQEGKGLILDTTVVPGHGEEPSDANQLWNRNTLVLMERANLITIERPDPPVVERIPGESEQAWRARFSKEWTAFVSHVPVRLRSHVANLDRQTLEAALQRTRADIKNAEAASTARITRLLARRECWGRVLSEEYTYTDVGAMRASQNVAPACSGCPAEAHVHQPVLHTARPLVGEALMPDLGRSPSTALANLAAGHRSIVVTYPNGRLRTALSNLIQSCVTNGVRGIAASASLLGLPAIRTASRFADEGMVAVDPLRTGGVPARLSVPSLILMDHGETPPISWLAPTSGPLRVVVVPEDMPDPAYPDALIKSIRSPHWTIDDFLRRL
- the dpdE gene encoding protein DpdE, whose product is MLSSDTSRGLSLRRGDLLVSSANMLGAGKLVGKDGDGLVLEYFDTPGQHAGERRRHTVPREGLGRLTLTPEMRVFWLKGATWRSGRVIETTAQRDIYVRARNWEGYLPEEDLYVRWAQPLTDPVGFAGAGLMESPLLADMRRPFLQSTLTQRSAAHGMRGALSSGIELYEHQVETVWRVLQDPVQRYLLADEVGLGKTIEAGLIIRELLLDQSDLTVQLILPPFLVEQWRRELSGKFRTGDFPGARIVYSRDDAPDTWEPADLVVVDEAHNLARLAYSEQPELSSRYARLAEVATASPRLLLLSATPALHNERAFLAMLKLLDPAVYRDTTAEDLRQRMEARSGLGRLFLGLQPHFPGVLLNKRLTEIGATFPEDAEVAALISEVRQAVGGPDRHALAGAIGSLRTYVSEVYRVHRRMLRTRRTAALHESYRVTGRLRPQQVVLPSSAFAGLASLLDNWRQEALAACEFDREARREAASAFATAVALSLDPDALRAWTQSRAAAAQGEQEALDRIESDLRFVSRRRDIARPLADALTYLFKTRERVVVFCPTPQLAGELAGAFRELLPETVYQHLASDSPAVSEQAVRTFEQSRTAAVLVADHSAEEGRNLQFADLLIHVGLPPGANRLEQRIGRCDRWDAHREGGAWRSYWVAETDDTHSFAAAWMRILSEGFAVFDKSVASLQHAVDAATDTAWDMLFEHGVEVAPEAIRTVRTMLEDEVKRVQEQDALDSIEAPADERSVYGRMMASESEAASFADVTDALLSARREAGNLRFAPAGDPAHAIGSYEPVSRPTAGQVQIPLVPAARLQRDFVPLAGHRGTFVRKVAVEHEDVRLYRYGDQFIDAVSDFLWNDDRGRAFGMWRWIPAWPYAERFAYRFDYAVEAQPLQASPESDLLDQLAAAWSSDLVDLPSLRRRADALFPPLIVTVWTDADGTPITDERHLDALQARYAKPAPGQLGGDYALNSERIKHAYELIPASQWGARWRAAEHSAQHLAHNDDAVSETRTRALALAETDIATRLRQLRLRAARSEGNERAELEEEVETEALAGQELMTALQTPSLRLDSTGVVVISGRSLEQDGRA